A region from the Gemmatimonadota bacterium genome encodes:
- the mnmA gene encoding tRNA 2-thiouridine(34) synthase MnmA, with product MSRERVLVALSGGVDSSVAAALLVEAGHDVVGITMKTFCYSETPSHGKTCCGLDGIADAQRVAHRLGIPHYVFDVEEEFTHDVIDDFVSEYARGHTPNPCVRCNSNTKFRDLMRRGEALGAHSIASGHYARAEVDARGEAALLRGVDREKDQAYFLWGLPRDLLMRLRFPLGELTKPAVRERARELGLVTAEKPESQEICFVPTGDYRDLLKRRMGPTHDALTAGPFVDLNGRVVGQHAGYAGFTIGQRRGLPGGAAEPQFVLAIRPASREVVIGPREALFVDEVMASDLNWLAERPRPGDRVQVQLRHRAPPVGATVAEVEGTLRLTLHAPHAAVTPGQSAVLFQGERLIGGGRIRASDRPSRLSA from the coding sequence GTGAGCCGCGAGCGCGTGCTGGTGGCCTTGTCGGGAGGCGTCGATTCCTCCGTGGCAGCCGCGTTGCTGGTCGAGGCAGGTCACGACGTGGTGGGCATCACCATGAAGACCTTCTGCTACTCGGAAACCCCCTCGCACGGGAAGACCTGCTGTGGGCTGGATGGCATCGCCGACGCCCAGAGGGTCGCCCACCGCTTGGGGATCCCCCACTACGTCTTCGACGTCGAGGAGGAATTCACCCACGACGTCATCGACGACTTCGTCAGCGAGTACGCGCGAGGGCACACCCCCAACCCCTGTGTGCGTTGCAACTCCAACACGAAGTTCCGTGACCTGATGCGGCGCGGGGAGGCACTCGGTGCACACTCCATCGCATCAGGCCACTACGCGCGCGCGGAGGTCGATGCCCGGGGGGAAGCGGCACTGCTCCGCGGCGTCGACCGAGAGAAGGATCAAGCGTACTTCCTGTGGGGCCTCCCTCGTGACTTGCTGATGCGCCTACGCTTTCCTCTGGGGGAGTTGACCAAGCCGGCGGTGCGGGAGCGCGCGCGCGAATTGGGGCTCGTCACGGCGGAGAAGCCGGAGTCCCAGGAGATCTGCTTCGTCCCGACCGGAGACTACCGCGACCTGCTGAAGCGGAGGATGGGCCCGACCCACGACGCGCTCACCGCTGGTCCCTTCGTCGACCTGAACGGTCGGGTGGTGGGGCAGCACGCCGGATACGCCGGCTTCACGATCGGACAACGCCGCGGCCTCCCCGGGGGAGCGGCCGAACCCCAGTTCGTCCTGGCCATCCGGCCCGCGTCGCGCGAGGTGGTGATCGGCCCTCGAGAAGCGCTCTTCGTGGACGAGGTGATGGCGAGCGACCTGAACTGGCTCGCCGAGCGGCCCCGCCCCGGGGACCGGGTGCAGGTGCAGCTCCGACATCGAGCGCCTCCCGTGGGCGCAACGGTCGCCGAAGTGGAGGGGACGCTGCGACTCACCCTGCATGCGCCCCACGCGGCCGTCACCCCGGGTCAGTCGGCAGTGCTCTTCCAGGGAGAGCGCCTGATCGGAGGAGGTCGGATCCGAGCGTCCGATCGGCCCTCCAGGCTCAGTGCTTGA
- a CDS encoding efflux RND transporter periplasmic adaptor subunit — translation MTTRRKALIGIAIVAVLGIAGALSVRNARERGAQVRFEEIGRKDLVAIVTANGYIRARRAVDISADVSGRVVELNVDEGEDVQQGEVLLRIDPTQWDAVLARAQAGLSQARATAAQQQASLLRTTRDFERAQQLWARDSTLISRQQVEDAQTAMEVQRSLAEAADFGVEQAEASVRESRENLAKTVIRAPMAGKVTRLNIEQGETAIIGTMNNPGSLLLTISDLSVIEAVMEVDETDVPEITLGDSAKVELDAFPDRAFTGRVTEIGNSAIRPPSENVGGQTQTIDFEVVITLDDPSPELRPDLSTTAEIVTDRRDDVIAAPIIAVTVRTAEGDDVPADTTRAGEEEETVEGVFLVQDGKAVFAPVKVGIAGQDYFEILEGLSGGETVVAGPYQAVRALKNGDPVREQGSTPGPRGRPTGN, via the coding sequence ATGACAACACGCAGGAAGGCCCTGATCGGCATCGCGATCGTCGCGGTCCTCGGGATCGCGGGCGCCCTCAGCGTCCGCAACGCGCGGGAGCGCGGAGCCCAGGTCCGCTTCGAGGAGATCGGCCGCAAGGACCTCGTGGCCATCGTCACCGCCAACGGCTACATCCGAGCGCGCCGCGCCGTGGACATCTCGGCCGACGTCTCGGGGCGCGTCGTCGAACTCAACGTGGATGAGGGGGAGGACGTCCAGCAGGGCGAGGTTCTGCTGCGTATCGACCCCACGCAGTGGGACGCCGTTCTGGCCCGGGCCCAGGCCGGGCTGAGTCAAGCTCGGGCCACCGCCGCTCAGCAGCAGGCGAGCCTGCTGCGCACCACGCGCGACTTCGAGCGCGCCCAACAACTCTGGGCCCGTGACTCCACGCTCATCAGCCGCCAGCAAGTGGAGGACGCCCAGACCGCGATGGAGGTGCAACGCTCTCTCGCCGAGGCCGCGGACTTCGGCGTCGAGCAGGCGGAGGCCAGCGTACGCGAGTCACGGGAGAATCTCGCCAAGACGGTGATCCGGGCTCCGATGGCGGGGAAGGTCACCCGCCTGAACATCGAGCAGGGCGAGACCGCCATCATCGGAACCATGAACAATCCGGGCAGCCTCCTGCTTACCATCAGCGACCTGTCGGTCATCGAGGCGGTCATGGAGGTGGACGAAACCGACGTCCCCGAGATCACCCTGGGTGACAGTGCCAAGGTGGAGCTGGACGCGTTCCCCGACCGCGCGTTCACGGGGCGGGTCACGGAGATCGGCAACAGCGCCATCCGGCCCCCCTCGGAAAACGTCGGTGGTCAGACGCAGACCATCGACTTCGAGGTCGTGATCACATTGGACGACCCCTCCCCCGAGTTGCGACCCGACCTGTCCACCACGGCGGAGATCGTCACCGACCGCAGGGACGACGTCATCGCGGCTCCCATCATCGCGGTCACGGTGCGCACAGCCGAGGGGGACGATGTCCCCGCGGACACGACGCGCGCCGGAGAGGAGGAGGAGACTGTCGAAGGCGTCTTCCTGGTCCAGGACGGCAAGGCCGTATTCGCGCCGGTGAAGGTGGGGATCGCGGGTCAGGACTATTTCGAGATCCTCGAAGGCCTCTCGGGGGGCGAAACGGTGGTGGCAGGTCCCTACCAAGCCGTGCGCGCCTTGAAGAACGGGGACCCCGTCCGCGAACAGGGCAGCACGCCGGGTCCGCGCGGCCGACCGACAGGCAACTGA
- a CDS encoding ABC transporter permease: MKGITTLIEGVRVAFEALRSNKIRAGLTIIGIAIGVAVVVAMASVITGIRSGIAESFEAAGPRNFVVMPFDLTGIRISSGGDSGPPWWKNPEITDAEVRKVGALPAIRSASAAINFSIAISNGSDRVSDVQSQGTTSGWELYSAGEFVAGRNFTEVEVNEGRPVVVISDRLAEELFGAQDPIGRPVRATSGWRGVNERFQVVGVYKQAENIFAGAQPFFAMFPYTTAVRRLKARNIFAFAQILVVPRDEVRLEDAQDQVISALRSSRGLRPDEDNNFWLMQPTQLLDLFNRFTSAFFAVMLALSSVALMVGGVGVIGIMLISVTERTREIGIRKAVGANRREILLQFLVEAAALTMVGSAVGLALGGLGSWGVARFTPVPAEIPLWSIGASLLAAAFTGMLFGLLPAVRAARLDPVVALRYE, encoded by the coding sequence ATGAAGGGCATCACGACATTGATCGAGGGCGTACGGGTGGCGTTCGAGGCGCTGCGCTCGAACAAGATCCGTGCGGGCCTTACGATCATCGGCATCGCCATCGGCGTCGCGGTCGTGGTCGCGATGGCCAGCGTCATCACCGGCATCCGGAGCGGGATCGCCGAATCGTTCGAGGCGGCCGGACCACGCAACTTCGTGGTCATGCCGTTCGACCTGACCGGCATCCGCATCAGTAGTGGTGGCGACAGCGGGCCACCCTGGTGGAAGAACCCGGAGATCACCGACGCGGAGGTGCGCAAGGTGGGTGCGCTCCCGGCCATCCGCAGCGCCAGCGCTGCGATCAATTTCTCGATTGCGATTTCGAACGGCTCGGATCGCGTGAGCGACGTCCAGTCCCAGGGAACCACCTCGGGCTGGGAGCTCTACTCGGCCGGGGAGTTCGTGGCCGGCCGCAATTTCACCGAGGTCGAGGTGAACGAGGGACGGCCGGTGGTGGTGATCTCCGACCGCTTGGCGGAGGAACTCTTCGGCGCGCAGGACCCGATCGGGCGCCCGGTGCGGGCGACGTCCGGATGGAGAGGCGTCAACGAGCGTTTCCAGGTGGTGGGCGTCTACAAGCAGGCGGAGAACATCTTCGCCGGGGCCCAGCCCTTCTTCGCGATGTTCCCCTACACCACGGCCGTGCGGCGGCTCAAGGCCCGCAACATCTTCGCCTTCGCGCAGATCCTGGTCGTGCCCCGCGACGAGGTGCGCCTGGAAGACGCGCAGGATCAGGTCATCTCGGCGCTGCGCTCTTCGCGGGGGCTGCGTCCCGACGAGGACAACAACTTCTGGCTCATGCAGCCCACGCAGCTTCTCGACCTGTTCAATCGGTTCACCAGCGCGTTCTTCGCGGTGATGCTGGCGCTCTCTTCCGTGGCGCTGATGGTGGGTGGGGTCGGGGTGATCGGGATCATGCTGATCTCGGTGACCGAGCGGACCCGGGAGATCGGAATCCGGAAAGCGGTGGGCGCGAACCGGCGGGAGATCCTGCTCCAGTTCCTCGTGGAGGCCGCGGCCCTCACCATGGTGGGCAGCGCCGTGGGGCTGGCACTGGGAGGGCTGGGGTCCTGGGGCGTAGCCCGCTTCACCCCGGTCCCAGCCGAGATCCCGCTGTGGTCCATTGGCGCCTCCTTGTTGGCGGCGGCGTTCACGGGCATGCTGTTCGGACTGCTGCCGGCCGTGCGGGCCGCGCGACTCGACCCCGTGGTGGCCCTCCGGTACGAATGA
- a CDS encoding cysteine desulfurase family protein, translating into MSIYLDHAATSPLRPEVMEAMEALLTSGLGNASSRHAFGRRAAGVLEDARERVARTLGAAPDEIVFVRGGTEGDNLAVLGRGLHALRHPGPLRPAALVSAIEHPAVLAAARALSTFGGGHTCLTVHASGRLDSDQLDAALAANPAVVSVQWVNNETGLLLPVSEVVERAAPAGVPVHTDAVQAAGKVAVRVDKVPVDLLTLTGHKLGGPMGVGALFVRRGVELEPLLYGGGHERGMRPGTSDVVGALGLAVALERSVEALPEQAVRWHGLRERLDAGVRELVADRVVHGGQGARAPHIHNVGLPRVDADALLAGLDLEGVAVSGGSACASGSGRGSHVLEALYGDAQDRAALRFSFGPDTDEDDIDGALAALTRVLARLGVGS; encoded by the coding sequence ATGAGCATCTATCTCGATCACGCAGCCACGTCTCCGCTCCGGCCCGAAGTCATGGAGGCCATGGAGGCGCTCCTCACCAGCGGCCTCGGCAATGCCTCCAGCCGTCATGCCTTCGGCCGCAGAGCCGCGGGCGTGTTGGAGGATGCCCGGGAGCGCGTGGCCCGAACGCTCGGAGCCGCGCCCGACGAGATCGTCTTCGTCCGAGGAGGAACGGAAGGGGACAACCTCGCCGTGCTGGGCCGGGGGCTGCACGCGCTCCGCCATCCCGGGCCCCTGCGCCCCGCCGCGCTCGTCTCCGCGATCGAGCATCCCGCCGTCCTGGCGGCAGCGCGAGCCCTGAGCACGTTCGGCGGCGGGCACACGTGCTTGACGGTCCATGCGAGCGGCAGGCTCGACTCCGATCAGCTCGACGCGGCGCTGGCCGCCAATCCCGCCGTGGTCTCCGTCCAGTGGGTCAATAACGAGACCGGGCTTCTGCTACCGGTGTCCGAGGTGGTGGAGCGTGCGGCGCCTGCAGGGGTGCCCGTCCACACCGATGCCGTGCAAGCGGCCGGAAAGGTGGCCGTGCGTGTCGACAAGGTGCCCGTGGACCTGCTGACCCTGACCGGCCACAAGCTTGGAGGACCGATGGGCGTGGGGGCGCTCTTCGTCCGCCGGGGCGTCGAGTTGGAACCACTCCTGTATGGTGGTGGCCACGAGCGAGGGATGCGACCCGGCACCTCGGACGTCGTAGGGGCCTTGGGCCTGGCCGTCGCGCTCGAACGTTCCGTCGAGGCGCTTCCCGAACAGGCGGTCCGTTGGCACGGCCTGCGGGAGCGCCTCGACGCGGGTGTGCGAGAACTCGTCGCGGATCGCGTGGTGCATGGGGGCCAGGGCGCGAGAGCGCCGCACATCCACAACGTGGGCCTCCCGCGGGTCGATGCCGACGCGCTCTTGGCCGGACTCGACCTGGAAGGCGTCGCGGTGTCCGGCGGGTCGGCCTGCGCGAGCGGGAGCGGCCGCGGAAGCCATGTGCTGGAAGCGCTGTACGGCGACGCTCAGGATCGCGCCGCCCTGCGCTTCAGCTTCGGTCCCGATACGGACGAGGACGATATCGATGGCGCCCTGGCGGCGCTCACTCGAGTCCTCGCTCGCCTGGGAGTGGGATCGTGA
- a CDS encoding ABC transporter permease — translation MEWFEGVRLALQQIRSQKLKSFFSVLGVIIGVMFLITVVSVVEGMDRYVREDLGSEIFGINTVTVDRVGTVVGNLTDEQRRALFRRPQLTTADSDRLRETLATAGVVSAQVDSRASVSSFGGLEVENVEIIAADAPIFDIRGWVVEEGRAFSPQEAERGTPVVVLGQDVVEALFPDGGALGGRVKIDGIPFRVVGILEKMGSVLGQSRDAKAIAPLASPLGRIASPRGYLDEIIVQAPTPELVMEARNEVEGIMRVQRRLRPGEDNNFAVETQEQSLSFWDRISTILYVAFPTLVAISLIVGGIVIMNIMLVSVMERTREIGVRKAIGARQRDILAQVLIESSTLSLFGAGLGVAIGVGLSWLVRAVTPLPAAVAVKWVVVAVVLGVATGVIAGVYPARRAARLDPVDALRYE, via the coding sequence ATGGAGTGGTTCGAGGGCGTCCGCCTGGCCTTGCAGCAGATCCGTTCGCAGAAGCTCAAGAGCTTCTTCAGCGTTCTGGGCGTCATCATCGGCGTCATGTTCCTCATCACGGTGGTTTCCGTGGTCGAGGGCATGGACCGCTACGTCCGCGAGGACCTCGGGAGCGAGATCTTCGGGATCAACACCGTGACCGTCGACCGCGTGGGAACGGTGGTCGGCAACCTGACGGACGAGCAGCGTCGCGCGCTGTTCCGCCGACCGCAGCTGACCACGGCCGACTCGGATCGACTGCGGGAGACGCTCGCCACGGCTGGCGTGGTCAGCGCTCAGGTGGACAGCCGAGCCAGCGTATCCAGCTTCGGCGGGCTGGAAGTCGAGAATGTGGAGATCATCGCCGCCGATGCTCCCATCTTCGACATTCGGGGCTGGGTGGTCGAGGAAGGGCGGGCGTTCAGCCCCCAGGAGGCCGAGCGCGGCACTCCAGTGGTCGTGCTGGGACAGGACGTCGTCGAGGCTCTCTTCCCGGATGGAGGGGCATTGGGAGGGCGGGTGAAGATCGATGGCATCCCCTTCCGGGTGGTGGGAATCCTGGAGAAGATGGGCTCGGTTCTCGGTCAGTCACGGGATGCCAAGGCCATCGCGCCGCTCGCTTCGCCGTTGGGCCGCATCGCCAGCCCACGCGGATACCTGGACGAGATCATCGTGCAGGCTCCGACCCCGGAGTTGGTCATGGAGGCGCGGAACGAAGTCGAAGGCATCATGCGGGTACAACGCCGGCTGCGCCCCGGAGAAGACAATAACTTCGCGGTCGAGACCCAGGAGCAATCCCTGTCCTTCTGGGACCGCATCTCCACGATCCTCTACGTCGCCTTCCCTACCCTGGTGGCGATCTCACTGATCGTAGGCGGCATCGTGATCATGAACATCATGCTGGTCTCCGTCATGGAGCGCACGCGTGAGATCGGCGTGCGCAAGGCCATCGGCGCACGCCAGCGCGATATCCTCGCTCAGGTGCTCATCGAGTCCTCGACGCTTTCGCTCTTCGGGGCGGGGCTCGGGGTCGCCATCGGCGTGGGCTTGAGCTGGCTGGTACGGGCGGTGACTCCGCTCCCCGCCGCGGTGGCCGTCAAGTGGGTCGTCGTTGCCGTCGTGCTGGGCGTCGCCACCGGCGTGATCGCCGGAGTCTATCCGGCCCGGCGCGCGGCCCGCCTGGATCCCGTGGACGCACTTCGCTACGAGTAG
- a CDS encoding TolC family protein has protein sequence MLPVPKRWWLLLSLALAAPLSAQQTLPSPLSLADAFDLARQHSPVYAQARNDLGAAAWNIRSAYGAWLPSASLSGGIGWQGVGDQSFGGLTAGQLGFADQPSYLNSSYSLNANLSVSGRSLLAPGQAKAQEHATSANVRSSEAQLDFGITQAYLGVLRQQEGLALARQELERAQFNARLAQGRREVGSASQLDVAQAEVAVGRAQVTELQSRTALHTARLRLAQRVGLPLGDTLALSTSFALDAPAWTENDLYDRALDQNPGLAALRANERASDYGVRMARSEYLPSMSLNASIGGFARQASNTSSLVASAMAQANNQVDQCEALNELFRRLADPLPTEDCTRFAFDPATRTAIERQNDVFPFNFTRTAPTFSLSLSLPLFRGLSRQRDLESARVQRDDARLRIREQELQLRTDLAAGLAAVQSGYEGARIEERNQSYASEQLRLAQEQYRIGSVSFIDLVEAETVRAQADRALVDAIFTYHENLASLESLVGTSLRSR, from the coding sequence ATGCTTCCAGTGCCCAAGCGATGGTGGTTGCTCCTGTCCCTGGCCCTCGCGGCTCCCCTCTCCGCACAGCAGACTCTCCCCTCCCCGCTCTCCCTCGCCGACGCCTTCGACCTGGCCCGCCAACACAGCCCTGTGTACGCGCAAGCCCGGAACGACCTCGGCGCTGCGGCCTGGAACATCCGTTCCGCCTACGGCGCCTGGTTGCCTTCGGCGTCGCTGAGCGGCGGCATCGGGTGGCAGGGCGTGGGCGACCAGTCGTTCGGAGGGCTCACGGCCGGCCAGCTCGGATTCGCCGATCAGCCGTCGTACCTGAACTCCAGCTACAGCCTCAACGCGAACCTCTCGGTCAGCGGCCGATCCCTCCTGGCACCCGGTCAGGCCAAGGCTCAGGAGCACGCCACTTCGGCCAACGTCCGCTCCAGCGAAGCGCAGCTCGACTTCGGCATTACCCAGGCCTACCTGGGGGTGCTGCGCCAACAGGAAGGACTTGCGCTGGCGCGGCAGGAGTTGGAGCGGGCGCAGTTCAATGCGCGGCTGGCGCAGGGTCGCCGGGAAGTGGGCTCGGCCTCCCAGCTCGACGTGGCGCAGGCGGAGGTCGCGGTTGGACGCGCCCAGGTCACCGAGCTGCAGTCACGCACGGCGCTGCACACCGCGCGCTTGCGCTTGGCGCAACGGGTGGGACTGCCGCTGGGCGACACGCTGGCGCTCTCCACGTCGTTCGCGCTGGATGCCCCGGCGTGGACGGAGAACGACTTGTATGACCGCGCTCTGGATCAGAATCCGGGTCTGGCGGCGCTGCGCGCCAACGAGCGCGCCTCCGACTACGGCGTGCGCATGGCCCGCTCCGAGTACCTCCCCTCGATGTCGCTCAACGCCAGCATCGGTGGCTTCGCGCGGCAGGCCTCCAACACCAGCAGCTTGGTGGCGAGCGCGATGGCCCAGGCCAACAACCAGGTGGACCAGTGCGAGGCACTCAACGAGTTGTTCCGCCGGCTGGCGGACCCGCTGCCCACCGAAGACTGCACGCGCTTCGCGTTCGACCCGGCCACCCGCACCGCGATCGAGCGCCAGAACGACGTCTTCCCCTTCAACTTCACGCGCACGGCCCCGACCTTCTCCCTGTCCCTCAGTCTCCCTCTCTTCCGTGGGCTGAGCCGGCAGCGGGACCTCGAGTCTGCCCGAGTGCAGCGGGACGACGCGCGCCTCCGCATCCGTGAGCAGGAACTGCAGCTGCGCACGGACCTGGCCGCCGGCCTGGCCGCCGTGCAGAGCGGCTACGAAGGCGCCCGCATCGAGGAACGCAATCAGTCCTACGCGAGCGAGCAGCTGCGCCTGGCGCAGGAGCAGTACCGCATCGGCTCCGTGAGCTTCATCGATCTCGTGGAAGCCGAAACCGTCCGCGCCCAAGCGGACCGCGCCTTGGTAGACGCCATCTTCACATATCACGAAAACCTCGCCAGCCTCGAGTCGCTGGTGGGCACCTCCCTTCGCAGCCGCTGA
- the bshB1 gene encoding bacillithiol biosynthesis deacetylase BshB1 encodes MNPPPLDVLVVMAHPDDAELLCGGTLLKCADLGQRTGVLDLTRGESGTAGSVGLRAQEAARAATVLGLTERRNAELPDARLENDLAARLRVAALLRELRPTIVITHWPVARHPDHRVAAEIAREASFLAGLKGLELSGVPHRPRSIVHALAFHDDAPAPTFVVDITEQIDRKIEVLRCYASQFDGRTGFGGVHAGGDRALYDQVQVHAARDGARIRRRFGEPFWIRETLELDSPLDVTVPTF; translated from the coding sequence ATGAACCCTCCTCCCTTGGACGTCCTGGTGGTCATGGCGCACCCGGACGATGCCGAACTGCTGTGTGGCGGGACCCTCCTGAAGTGTGCGGACCTCGGCCAGCGCACCGGCGTGCTCGACCTCACCCGCGGTGAGTCCGGGACCGCCGGCTCCGTCGGACTTCGGGCCCAGGAGGCAGCTCGGGCCGCCACGGTCCTCGGGCTGACCGAGCGCCGCAACGCCGAGCTGCCCGATGCCCGCCTGGAGAACGACCTGGCTGCGCGCCTGCGCGTGGCTGCGCTCCTTCGCGAGCTGCGGCCTACCATCGTCATCACGCATTGGCCCGTCGCCCGTCATCCCGACCACCGGGTCGCGGCCGAGATCGCCCGCGAAGCCTCGTTTCTCGCTGGACTCAAGGGACTGGAGCTTTCTGGCGTTCCGCACCGTCCCCGCTCGATCGTGCACGCGCTGGCGTTCCACGACGACGCGCCCGCGCCCACCTTCGTCGTGGACATCACCGAGCAGATCGACCGCAAGATCGAGGTGCTCAGGTGCTACGCCTCCCAGTTCGACGGCCGCACTGGCTTCGGGGGTGTGCACGCGGGGGGCGATCGGGCCCTTTACGACCAGGTGCAGGTTCACGCGGCCCGCGACGGTGCTCGCATCCGCCGGCGGTTCGGTGAACCGTTCTGGATCCGCGAAACCCTGGAACTCGACTCGCCGCTGGACGTCACCGTCCCGACCTTCTGA